Proteins from a genomic interval of Chitinophagales bacterium:
- a CDS encoding phosphatidate cytidylyltransferase, whose product MSNLATRFLTAVVFVAIMLAGIYYSPLSLFLLFLLINFGGFWEYQTLIDLYPINKHEKPRRERLGMSIVGSLVYALLVAAYLQWIPTPFMALILPIISGLFLKELFAPKSKSPFIRVALNLMGPVYIAVPCAFINVIANYHGIFEPNRLIGIFLVIWANDAAAYLVGRMIGKTPLFPRISPKKTWEGSIGGVLGGLAVAVAVPYVFPNDFGEYVWYGVAVTAILFGSLGDLVESMFKRSLNVKDSGNLLPGHGGILDRFDALFFAVPFIYTVVVVFG is encoded by the coding sequence ATGAGCAATTTAGCTACGCGCTTCTTAACGGCAGTAGTTTTTGTGGCAATTATGTTGGCAGGAATTTACTACAGTCCGCTGAGTCTATTCTTACTGTTTTTACTCATTAATTTTGGTGGTTTTTGGGAGTATCAAACATTGATAGACCTTTATCCCATTAACAAACACGAGAAACCTCGCCGTGAAAGATTGGGTATGAGTATCGTAGGTTCTTTGGTCTATGCCCTTCTTGTGGCGGCTTACCTTCAATGGATTCCAACTCCTTTCATGGCATTGATACTACCCATCATTTCAGGTTTATTCCTCAAAGAATTATTTGCACCCAAGTCCAAAAGCCCCTTCATTCGGGTGGCACTCAATCTAATGGGGCCTGTCTATATTGCAGTACCTTGTGCATTTATCAATGTGATTGCCAACTATCATGGAATTTTTGAGCCCAACCGTTTGATAGGTATTTTTTTGGTGATTTGGGCAAACGACGCTGCCGCTTATTTAGTGGGGCGAATGATTGGAAAAACTCCTTTATTTCCACGTATTTCACCCAAGAAAACATGGGAAGGAAGCATTGGCGGAGTGCTTGGAGGATTGGCTGTTGCAGTAGCAGTTCCGTATGTGTTTCCAAATGATTTTGGTGAATATGTGTGGTACGGTGTGGCAGTTACAGCCATTTTGTTCGGGAGTTTAGGTGACTTGGTAGAATCTATGTTCAAGCGAAGTTTGAATGTCAAAGATTCGGGAAACCTATTGCCAGGACATGGTGGCATCTTGGATCGTTTTGATGCACTATTTTTTGCAGTTCCGTTTATTTATACGGTTGTGGTCGTTTTTGGATAG
- a CDS encoding DUF3108 domain-containing protein codes for MKNLSFFDTLRYHFKASFLSLFGLRFAILLAATSLILMSSSVAVGNKNTSNRNDVCGTYMDLNTFQVGESLTYRINYKWSAINMTAGNATFNLNEVNYKGKPTYHVKCVGQTASAFNWFYKVDDSYESYIDKKSMRPVKFALDINEGKYSEQTQYEFFHDNNRANVNYRIKKGEVKTKNEDVAISSCVQDIVSILYYTRSLDFSKFKVGETVHIDLFTSEKTKEVFFRYLGKEVVKTKLGKMRCIKLSPYLLNSDTFGEGGEDKMIIYASDDANKLPVLIESPVTIGKVKVHLTDYEGLKYPITAMVD; via the coding sequence ATGAAAAATCTATCTTTCTTCGATACGCTTCGATACCACTTCAAGGCCTCATTTCTTTCCCTGTTTGGTCTCAGATTTGCTATTCTGTTGGCTGCAACCTCTCTCATTTTGATGAGCAGCAGTGTGGCTGTTGGCAATAAAAACACGAGCAATCGAAATGATGTTTGTGGTACTTATATGGATCTCAATACTTTTCAAGTAGGGGAATCCTTGACCTACAGAATCAACTATAAGTGGTCTGCCATCAATATGACCGCAGGCAATGCAACCTTCAATCTCAATGAAGTCAATTACAAGGGCAAACCTACTTACCATGTGAAATGTGTGGGTCAAACGGCTTCTGCCTTCAATTGGTTCTACAAAGTTGATGATAGCTATGAAAGTTACATTGACAAAAAAAGTATGCGTCCTGTAAAATTTGCTTTGGACATCAACGAAGGAAAATATTCAGAACAAACACAATACGAGTTTTTTCACGACAACAACAGGGCGAATGTCAATTACCGCATCAAAAAAGGAGAGGTGAAAACGAAGAACGAAGATGTGGCCATTTCGAGCTGTGTTCAAGACATCGTTTCTATTCTTTATTATACCCGTTCGCTTGATTTTTCTAAGTTCAAAGTAGGCGAAACGGTTCATATTGATTTGTTTACCAGCGAAAAAACAAAAGAGGTGTTCTTTCGGTATTTGGGCAAGGAAGTGGTCAAAACCAAATTGGGTAAAATGCGCTGCATCAAACTTTCTCCTTATTTGTTAAACAGTGACACCTTTGGAGAAGGAGGTGAAGACAAAATGATTATTTATGCTTCGGATGATGCCAATAAGCTGCCTGTATTGATTGAATCGCCTGTGACGATTGGTAAGGTAAAAGTACATCTGACAGACTACGAAGGTTTGAAATACCCGATTACGGCGATGGTGGATTAG
- a CDS encoding DUF3108 domain-containing protein translates to MKKWALLSLAICMGVIYHAHATKELEKKSKVSPSKEAMCSLPMDYHTFQSGEKLTFKIYYNWSAIWMKAGNVTFDVSDAYLNNKTVYHVDCVGKTASAFNWVYQVDDHYETYIDPANLLPLKYIRDIKQGKFTKKNQFRFFHDRNEVYIDYRIRKGEVKAKDEVAPIKSCTQDVLSTLYYARAFDFKNSNLTIGDTIPIDVFLDGKSYNVHLRYLGKDELKANIGGKYRCLKFAPLLLSSYAFGEGGETMVIWVTDDSNKLPLLIESPLRVGWAKAYLDEYENLVYPLDAKIK, encoded by the coding sequence ATGAAGAAGTGGGCATTGTTGTCTTTAGCGATTTGTATGGGTGTTATTTACCATGCTCATGCTACAAAAGAACTTGAAAAAAAATCGAAGGTTTCTCCTTCAAAAGAAGCAATGTGTTCGCTTCCGATGGATTACCATACCTTTCAATCGGGTGAAAAATTGACCTTCAAAATTTACTACAATTGGTCGGCAATTTGGATGAAAGCAGGTAATGTGACTTTTGATGTTTCGGATGCTTATCTAAACAACAAAACGGTTTACCATGTTGATTGTGTAGGTAAAACTGCTTCGGCATTCAATTGGGTCTATCAAGTGGATGACCATTATGAAACCTATATTGACCCTGCTAATTTGCTGCCATTGAAGTACATCCGAGATATCAAACAGGGAAAATTTACGAAAAAGAACCAGTTTCGATTTTTCCATGACCGAAATGAAGTCTATATTGACTATCGGATTCGCAAGGGTGAGGTGAAAGCAAAGGATGAGGTAGCACCTATCAAATCTTGTACTCAAGATGTGCTTTCAACCTTATATTATGCTCGTGCTTTTGACTTCAAAAACAGCAACTTAACGATTGGCGACACAATCCCGATTGATGTTTTTTTGGATGGCAAATCCTACAATGTACATCTGCGGTATCTGGGCAAAGATGAACTGAAAGCCAATATTGGGGGTAAGTATAGATGCCTCAAATTTGCACCTTTGCTGTTGTCGAGTTATGCTTTCGGTGAGGGTGGAGAAACGATGGTGATTTGGGTGACGGACGATTCCAATAAGCTGCCTTTGCTAATTGAATCCCCTTTGAGGGTAGGCTGGGCAAAAGCCTACTTGGATGAATATGAAAACTTGGTGTATCCTTTGGATGCTAAAATAAAATAA
- a CDS encoding DUF2007 domain-containing protein, whose product MDNTWVKIYSTPQHHLAEIAKGVLKENDIDSVILNKKDSAYNMWGEVELYTSEKQAVEAMSIIKQHDL is encoded by the coding sequence ATGGATAATACTTGGGTAAAAATATACAGCACACCACAACATCATTTAGCAGAAATCGCTAAGGGTGTATTGAAGGAAAATGACATTGACAGTGTGATACTCAACAAGAAAGATTCTGCCTACAATATGTGGGGTGAAGTAGAATTGTACACTAGCGAAAAACAAGCTGTAGAGGCAATGAGCATCATAAAGCAGCATGATTTATGA
- a CDS encoding CPBP family intramembrane glutamic endopeptidase translates to MEPHPFIGINQRSYGSQFLTFTFIVLSSYVIFSLIGLGVLLIIGGQSLESIQSMDFVNMSKGDINLYKVMQVLSSIGIFIIPAVIFSYLKTGDGLQYLQWKKGAEINPTILSVVIMVVAFPVLLVLMIANQAMVLPDFLQGMETWMKEQELQLAGLTEVFLQMDSIGDFLLNLLMIAIIPAIGEEMLFRGGLQKLLQDWTKKPHLAIFISAAIFSAIHVQFYGFVPRMIIGMLLGYLFYWSNNLWYPIIGHFINNGVQVVAVYAGQMDISSETPTFETMPTDAKTSLLFMVVGSLVLGSVLLYLFRSNFKYAEA, encoded by the coding sequence ATGGAACCACATCCTTTTATTGGTATCAATCAACGTTCTTATGGCTCTCAATTCCTAACATTTACATTCATTGTATTGTCATCGTATGTTATATTCAGTCTGATAGGCCTGGGGGTATTACTAATCATAGGTGGCCAAAGTTTAGAATCTATTCAGTCAATGGACTTTGTGAATATGTCGAAAGGAGATATCAACCTATATAAGGTGATGCAAGTGTTGTCTTCAATTGGTATTTTCATCATCCCTGCGGTTATTTTCAGTTATTTAAAAACAGGCGATGGACTGCAATACCTTCAATGGAAAAAAGGGGCAGAAATCAATCCTACTATTTTGTCGGTTGTCATTATGGTGGTAGCCTTTCCCGTCTTACTTGTATTAATGATTGCAAATCAGGCAATGGTACTGCCCGATTTTTTGCAAGGGATGGAAACTTGGATGAAAGAACAGGAGTTGCAATTAGCAGGTTTGACAGAGGTATTTTTGCAGATGGATAGCATAGGAGATTTTCTCTTGAATTTATTGATGATAGCCATTATTCCTGCTATTGGAGAAGAGATGTTGTTTAGGGGAGGACTCCAAAAACTATTGCAGGACTGGACAAAAAAGCCACATCTGGCGATTTTTATCAGTGCAGCGATTTTTAGTGCCATACACGTTCAGTTTTACGGTTTTGTGCCTCGTATGATCATTGGTATGTTGTTGGGTTATTTGTTTTATTGGAGCAATAACTTATGGTATCCCATCATCGGGCATTTTATCAACAATGGCGTACAAGTAGTAGCAGTATATGCAGGACAAATGGATATTTCGAGCGAAACACCTACATTTGAAACCATGCCAACAGATGCAAAAACGAGCTTGCTTTTTATGGTTGTTGGTAGTTTGGTACTTGGGTCGGTTTTACTGTATTTGTTTCGGAGTAACTTTAAATATGCGGAGGCATAA
- a CDS encoding T9SS type A sorting domain-containing protein — translation MKNIYVLLIGLFFWNEMLSQAKYYEKSIGWTNVQQGHRIVALNDTTYFVLGRQLSVNENFAKSFGVFLNQYGDTVQREVYPTSRPFYFAEIVPTSKGYLLTGCYEHIGDSCTSALIELNHQREYQKTMLIGNEEYRSIADFITPTTDNGFLLGGHITKESGFWIPYLIKIDEDGNKLWEKTYPLNSSNHHSIRDLLPAKGGGYYLLILNNLNFFTSPPQGNILLMKIDEEGNKEWQKIYNFGEVDQAGLFIHTSDGGLLLGSQIQNYISAFIKLDNNFEVEWISEEVYPDCYMIKIIELEDGSFVSAGCYEWDGETQKNDAKIAKMDAAGNVLWERKYGGEDDDYFYDMIQTPDGGYLMTGRTESLPEPGANVYLIKTNCMGLLTEPQTSFSAEQDPDNSLTYHFTNLSEYVYPDSIDGGHFLWDFGDGATSEELHPTHSYANKGESRIVTLTAIVCSDTSRFDIKVVTGEEIVGIEGVDGLPAFSFKMYPNPTSSGQVFVDYDLPKEGLLQLYDLQGKEVGNWILGIRYSQVDLDLGDFVEGMYLYRLTCGGAFLKGGKLVVE, via the coding sequence ATGAAAAATATTTATGTATTGTTAATTGGACTTTTTTTTTGGAATGAAATGTTGAGTCAAGCTAAGTACTACGAGAAGTCTATTGGTTGGACGAATGTACAGCAAGGACATAGAATTGTTGCTCTTAATGATACCACCTATTTTGTATTGGGACGGCAGCTTTCAGTAAATGAGAATTTTGCAAAAAGTTTTGGTGTATTTTTAAATCAGTATGGTGATACCGTTCAACGTGAGGTTTACCCTACCTCAAGACCTTTTTACTTTGCAGAGATTGTTCCTACATCAAAAGGCTATTTACTGACAGGATGTTATGAGCATATAGGAGATTCCTGTACAAGCGCACTTATTGAGTTGAATCATCAACGAGAGTATCAAAAAACGATGTTAATTGGTAATGAAGAGTATCGCAGCATAGCTGATTTTATAACACCAACGACCGACAATGGATTTTTGTTAGGAGGACATATTACGAAAGAGTCGGGTTTTTGGATTCCTTATTTAATCAAAATAGATGAAGATGGTAACAAACTTTGGGAGAAAACCTATCCTTTAAATTCCAGTAATCATCATAGCATACGAGACTTACTACCTGCAAAAGGAGGAGGATATTATCTGTTAATCTTAAACAATTTAAATTTCTTTACAAGTCCCCCACAAGGAAATATATTGTTGATGAAAATAGACGAAGAAGGCAATAAAGAATGGCAAAAAATTTACAATTTTGGAGAGGTCGACCAAGCAGGATTATTCATTCATACTTCTGATGGCGGCTTGTTGTTGGGCAGTCAAATTCAGAATTACATCTCAGCTTTCATCAAATTGGACAACAATTTTGAAGTAGAATGGATATCAGAGGAGGTATATCCCGATTGCTATATGATTAAAATTATAGAGTTGGAAGATGGTAGTTTTGTAAGCGCAGGATGTTATGAATGGGATGGAGAAACCCAAAAAAATGATGCAAAAATTGCTAAAATGGATGCAGCAGGAAATGTATTGTGGGAAAGAAAATATGGAGGAGAAGACGATGATTATTTTTACGATATGATTCAAACACCTGACGGTGGCTATCTAATGACAGGCAGAACCGAGAGCCTACCCGAACCTGGCGCCAACGTCTATCTCATCAAAACCAACTGCATGGGCCTCCTCACCGAACCCCAAACCTCCTTCTCCGCCGAACAAGACCCCGACAATTCACTTACCTATCACTTCACAAATCTCAGCGAATACGTCTATCCCGACAGCATAGACGGAGGACACTTTTTGTGGGATTTTGGCGATGGTGCGACTTCGGAAGAATTGCATCCGACACATTCTTATGCCAACAAAGGAGAATCTCGCATTGTGACCTTGACCGCCATCGTCTGTTCCGATACTTCCCGATTCGACATCAAAGTGGTGACAGGAGAAGAAATTGTAGGGATTGAAGGAGTGGACGGTCTTCCCGCTTTTTCCTTCAAAATGTATCCGAATCCTACAAGCAGTGGACAGGTGTTTGTGGACTACGATTTGCCGAAAGAGGGATTGCTGCAATTGTATGATTTGCAGGGGAAAGAGGTGGGGAATTGGATATTAGGTATTAGATATTCGCAGGTGGATTTGGATTTGGGGGATTTTGTGGAGGGGATGTATTTGTATCGGTTGACTTGTGGCGGGGCGTTTTTGAAGGGAGGGAAACTGGTGGTGGAGTGA
- a CDS encoding transposase has translation MIDNLIETVRSNFEEIKDHRASNSTYTLVNLLMTGFAMFSLKDPSLSHFRGLYPIRSANLERVYGIDSLPSDIALREGLDGVSPSDLQSKFKAPIDLLSKKGVFKSRYVLDGYVAIPFDATGHYCSNKKGCPQCLVKNHKNGKQTFYHQLLGAAAVHPKQSTVFPIACEAIVQQDGNQKNDCELNACKRLIPKVRKMLPNEKIIAIFDALYPNGFHIKELEKEDMRYVIGIKGQSYVNIQVQRLREAGKLQSRTWQKDNKTCTAYFTNGLILNGTHLDVKTNYFEYKEVDNQTGKQVFYSTWITDIPINEQNIEELVAVARARWKIENETFNTLKNQGYHLEHNYGHGKKHLTTNFALLTFLAFLVDQIAQHMDTYFQKAKATCGTFKAFWERIRGIFYLIPVKSMRAIYKFICLNKQLNIVPLE, from the coding sequence ATGATAGATAATTTAATCGAAACAGTACGTAGTAATTTTGAGGAAATAAAAGACCATAGAGCATCTAATTCGACCTATACTTTGGTAAATTTACTAATGACAGGTTTTGCAATGTTTTCTCTCAAAGACCCTTCCTTATCGCACTTTCGAGGGCTATACCCTATTCGTTCAGCCAACCTTGAAAGAGTGTATGGTATAGATTCATTACCTTCAGACATAGCTCTTCGAGAAGGCTTAGATGGTGTAAGTCCATCCGATTTGCAATCGAAATTCAAAGCTCCAATTGATTTATTATCAAAAAAAGGAGTGTTTAAAAGCCGTTATGTTTTAGATGGTTATGTAGCAATTCCTTTCGATGCGACGGGTCATTATTGCTCAAATAAAAAAGGTTGTCCTCAGTGTTTGGTAAAAAATCATAAGAATGGGAAACAAACATTTTATCATCAATTATTGGGAGCCGCAGCGGTACATCCTAAGCAATCTACTGTTTTTCCAATTGCTTGTGAAGCAATCGTTCAGCAAGATGGAAATCAGAAAAATGATTGTGAGTTGAATGCTTGTAAACGCTTGATTCCTAAGGTGCGTAAAATGTTACCCAACGAGAAAATCATTGCTATATTTGATGCCTTATACCCCAATGGTTTTCATATCAAGGAGTTAGAAAAAGAAGATATGCGATATGTGATTGGCATTAAAGGTCAAAGTTATGTCAATATTCAGGTTCAAAGACTTCGGGAAGCAGGCAAGTTACAAAGCCGTACTTGGCAAAAAGACAATAAAACCTGTACTGCCTACTTTACAAATGGTCTTATTTTGAATGGAACTCACTTAGATGTTAAAACCAACTACTTTGAATATAAAGAAGTAGATAATCAAACAGGAAAGCAAGTTTTCTATAGCACTTGGATAACAGATATACCTATTAATGAGCAGAATATAGAGGAATTAGTTGCAGTAGCCAGAGCCAGATGGAAAATCGAAAATGAAACTTTCAATACCTTGAAAAATCAAGGCTATCATTTAGAGCATAATTATGGGCATGGAAAAAAGCATTTAACGACCAATTTTGCCTTGCTGACATTCTTAGCATTTTTAGTCGACCAAATAGCTCAACATATGGATACTTATTTTCAAAAAGCAAAGGCTACTTGTGGAACTTTCAAAGCTTTTTGGGAGAGAATTAGGGGGATTTTCTATCTAATTCCAGTGAAATCAATGAGGGCAATTTATAAATTTATTTGCCTTAATAAGCAGTTAAATATAGTTCCTTTAGAGTAA
- a CDS encoding T9SS type A sorting domain-containing protein has translation MRTNPISPLDDFNGESVFTPTFPVEGEDYILSVFINLSFLQWGNGNNGNYTGGLEDFNVLLVDNTDWTASGESGNFPANRQVLIQGVAMQNLPQGSTWLQVVSCFTAQEHPNPQRQYNSLYFVGVNQTQRTYLLLDQVELIEWEHLEDQTLNIVNCGECITIGKEICGSISNMAYQWRNVNTGEILELDGLGNPLNGSESQITVCPKIPTQYELRRNILPSANGLRYVGDCLNSEPTLPNEMATIMVKTPEDCCPPELNLDFDLDNGDIFCFGHFPTITPNIVGGTFSSTSNASFDTLNSNTGAVNFKGEVGQHEICYSIINEFEDCVDFVCKTIFIEDGCCAEDIPTAETVACCLEQTENLINEDFVVTANDNNPITWTAVNNGLMDAFSLPSRSAIKMNSTLFIPNGTNLTINNMEFEFGPNGRIVVEQGGVLFLEFSTLSGLCNSMWQGIRVLGPGFGVKRITNVNYGFLRVSTTTIQHALIGVANANWKVMNMEEIVVNELQNFNEFTMTSDFHLNNTFDKENIIENYNTAGGVCQISKEANFIDCFHGAYFRYYFNTGATGNTDYVRSANFEVQNSLPYPFSEFNEPVFMESGVELDTYNFIDIGANTFSGIKYGVRGRHASGIHLKDEGANVSAINTFEFCEVGVSFKNFLNSILNSSTNIIFDNDFDNCLTAIQARGTDIEIDKNRINEDIIPSQEMLGILLAGCEFEVTNNDIHKTVLATTLIAHPGRGAMPVRNNEYFGNFYDVSIFGDNDAAAVTCNDFYDTEANSIQIRDYPFGTFDPLGMFDDQGDCGDPFIQLPADNRFFSDNVTFDIEWLADTSNPNADDGFTYSHRSINDGNEYLPSVNNPIIVEIESCVGASDYNANCGITGLKSDEDILDIPNEKEKNQAAIAKVKYYVSMDDVESGVDLLENLNTKVADKLLLPYYIENNSFTPAQQILTSFPLHSLNDQQFKDLHSIYLNIKQRGRSWFQLNYAEKQTIRGIAETYTQMGFEAQNLLSTIEGVFYPIPLPEMAGQGGSHKTQIENLDFLVYPNPTTGLFQINYSLETLETGNIILYRADGTMVLSHSFSTKDILDFDIGSLPNGIYYYQFFVENKLLETNKLMLLK, from the coding sequence ATGAGAACGAACCCAATTAGTCCCTTAGATGATTTTAATGGTGAAAGCGTTTTTACACCGACTTTTCCAGTAGAAGGCGAGGATTATATATTGTCTGTTTTTATAAATCTATCTTTCCTTCAATGGGGTAATGGTAATAATGGTAATTATACTGGCGGTTTGGAAGATTTCAACGTCTTGTTGGTGGACAATACAGATTGGACGGCTTCAGGAGAGTCTGGCAATTTTCCTGCGAATCGTCAAGTATTAATTCAAGGAGTTGCTATGCAAAATCTCCCGCAAGGAAGCACTTGGCTACAAGTAGTGAGTTGTTTTACAGCACAAGAACATCCTAACCCACAAAGACAGTACAATTCCTTGTATTTTGTAGGAGTGAATCAAACACAAAGAACCTACCTTTTATTAGACCAAGTAGAATTGATTGAATGGGAACATTTAGAAGATCAAACTTTGAATATTGTAAATTGTGGAGAATGTATTACTATAGGGAAGGAGATATGTGGTAGTATATCAAATATGGCGTATCAATGGCGAAATGTCAATACGGGAGAAATTTTGGAATTGGACGGCTTGGGAAACCCTTTGAACGGTTCTGAAAGTCAAATAACCGTTTGTCCGAAAATACCGACCCAATATGAACTAAGAAGAAATATCTTACCAAGTGCCAACGGATTGAGGTATGTTGGAGATTGTTTAAATAGTGAACCAACTCTTCCAAATGAAATGGCTACAATTATGGTCAAGACACCAGAAGATTGTTGTCCTCCTGAGTTAAACCTTGATTTTGACCTAGACAATGGAGATATATTTTGTTTTGGGCATTTTCCCACTATTACCCCCAATATAGTAGGGGGCACTTTTTCCAGCACTTCAAATGCCTCCTTTGATACACTCAATTCCAATACGGGTGCTGTGAATTTCAAGGGTGAAGTGGGGCAACATGAAATATGTTATTCCATCATAAATGAATTTGAAGATTGTGTTGATTTTGTTTGTAAGACTATTTTTATTGAAGATGGATGCTGTGCAGAAGATATACCCACAGCAGAAACTGTGGCGTGTTGTTTGGAGCAAACAGAAAATTTAATCAATGAGGATTTTGTAGTGACTGCCAATGATAACAATCCTATTACTTGGACTGCTGTTAATAATGGATTAATGGATGCTTTCTCTTTACCTTCGAGAAGTGCAATAAAAATGAATAGCACTTTATTTATTCCCAATGGCACTAATTTAACCATAAATAACATGGAATTTGAATTTGGGCCGAATGGTAGAATTGTGGTAGAACAAGGGGGAGTATTGTTTTTGGAATTCAGCACTTTGAGCGGCTTATGTAACAGTATGTGGCAGGGTATTCGAGTGTTGGGGCCTGGTTTTGGTGTTAAAAGAATAACAAATGTGAATTATGGCTTTTTAAGAGTATCTACAACAACGATTCAACATGCGCTCATAGGAGTGGCAAATGCAAATTGGAAGGTGATGAATATGGAGGAGATAGTAGTAAATGAATTGCAAAACTTCAATGAGTTTACCATGACAAGTGATTTCCATTTGAACAATACTTTTGATAAGGAAAATATAATCGAAAATTACAATACTGCTGGCGGAGTTTGTCAAATTAGCAAAGAAGCAAATTTTATAGACTGTTTTCATGGTGCTTATTTTAGATATTATTTCAACACAGGCGCAACAGGAAATACAGATTATGTACGATCTGCAAATTTTGAGGTGCAAAACTCTCTACCATATCCTTTTTCAGAATTCAATGAACCTGTATTCATGGAAAGTGGAGTAGAGTTAGATACCTACAATTTTATAGATATAGGAGCTAATACATTTAGTGGTATCAAGTATGGAGTAAGGGGCAGACATGCAAGTGGAATTCATTTAAAAGATGAAGGGGCAAATGTAAGTGCTATCAATACATTTGAATTTTGTGAGGTTGGAGTTTCTTTCAAAAACTTTTTAAACTCAATTCTCAATAGTTCGACTAATATTATATTTGACAATGATTTTGACAATTGTTTGACTGCAATTCAAGCAAGAGGAACAGATATTGAAATTGATAAGAATCGAATCAATGAAGATATTATTCCCAGTCAAGAAATGTTGGGTATTTTACTAGCAGGATGTGAGTTTGAAGTGACCAATAATGATATTCACAAAACAGTTCTTGCTACTACCTTAATAGCCCATCCAGGTAGAGGGGCAATGCCTGTTAGAAACAATGAGTACTTTGGTAATTTCTACGATGTTTCTATTTTTGGAGACAATGATGCGGCTGCTGTTACCTGTAATGATTTTTACGATACAGAGGCTAACTCTATACAAATTCGAGACTATCCGTTTGGTACATTTGACCCTTTGGGAATGTTTGATGACCAAGGAGATTGTGGAGATCCATTTATACAATTACCAGCAGACAATAGGTTTTTCTCCGATAATGTCACTTTCGATATTGAATGGTTGGCAGATACTTCAAATCCCAACGCAGATGATGGATTTACTTACAGTCATCGCTCTATTAATGATGGCAATGAGTATCTTCCAAGTGTAAATAACCCTATTATTGTGGAAATAGAGTCATGTGTTGGTGCTTCTGACTACAATGCTAATTGTGGAATAACTGGGTTAAAAAGCGACGAAGATATATTGGATATTCCCAATGAAAAAGAAAAAAACCAAGCTGCAATTGCCAAGGTAAAATATTATGTTTCGATGGATGATGTGGAATCGGGAGTAGATTTGTTGGAAAATTTGAATACCAAAGTAGCAGATAAACTTTTGTTGCCTTATTACATTGAAAACAACAGCTTTACGCCTGCCCAACAAATTTTAACCAGTTTCCCTCTTCATTCATTGAACGACCAGCAGTTTAAGGATTTACATTCCATTTACCTCAACATAAAACAAAGAGGAAGAAGTTGGTTTCAACTAAACTATGCTGAAAAACAGACGATTCGAGGCATAGCAGAAACCTATACTCAGATGGGGTTTGAGGCTCAAAATTTATTGAGTACGATTGAAGGTGTCTTTTATCCCATTCCTTTACCAGAAATGGCAGGACAAGGCGGAAGTCACAAAACACAAATAGAAAATCTCGACTTTTTGGTTTACCCAAATCCAACAACAGGTTTGTTTCAAATCAACTATTCATTAGAGACATTAGAAACAGGAAATATAATACTATATCGAGCAGATGGAACAATGGTATTGTCCCATTCTTTTTCTACAAAAGATATATTGGATTTTGATATAGGCTCGCTGCCCAATGGGATTTATTATTATCAGTTTTTTGTAGAGAATAAGCTATTAGAAACAAATAAGCTGATGCTCCTTAAATAA